One Lysinibacillus fusiformis genomic window carries:
- a CDS encoding NAD-dependent epimerase/dehydratase family protein, which yields MNVLVTGGYGFIGSAVARRFFEQGANIYIIDNLSTGHLRNIDFEHKSYLLNVEDEVCEHVFKEVAFDVVIHCAAQTSVQKSMHEPVKDILTNIVGLSQMLFLSSKYKVKHFVFASSAAVYGDSHYPPLDENDISEPVSMYGLNKSIGETYCEKWQRDYHLPTLIYRFANVFGPSQSMQGEAAVIPSMLKSIIEGKPFTIYGDGEQSRDFIYVDDIADAIYAGVEVGLKGIYNVSTNEAWSIHQVILLLQHLNHPLEIQYAPSREGDIEHSFLNNEKLTKAIGWRPKISFAEGIERTLQALQNEKIVEI from the coding sequence ATGAATGTATTAGTGACAGGTGGTTATGGGTTTATTGGTAGTGCTGTAGCGAGGCGCTTCTTTGAGCAAGGTGCAAATATTTATATTATTGATAATTTAAGTACAGGGCATTTACGCAATATAGACTTTGAGCACAAATCTTATCTATTAAATGTGGAGGATGAGGTTTGTGAGCATGTCTTTAAGGAAGTGGCATTTGATGTAGTGATCCACTGTGCAGCACAGACGAGTGTCCAAAAATCAATGCATGAGCCAGTAAAGGATATTTTAACGAATATAGTGGGGCTTAGTCAGATGCTCTTTTTATCGTCAAAATATAAGGTAAAGCATTTTGTTTTTGCCTCGTCGGCTGCTGTGTATGGTGATAGTCACTATCCACCACTTGACGAAAATGATATTAGCGAACCTGTTTCTATGTATGGTTTAAACAAAAGTATCGGCGAAACATATTGTGAGAAGTGGCAACGAGATTATCATTTACCGACATTAATTTATCGCTTTGCCAATGTGTTTGGTCCTAGTCAATCCATGCAGGGAGAAGCGGCAGTCATTCCAAGTATGTTAAAAAGTATTATAGAAGGAAAGCCTTTTACCATTTATGGCGATGGTGAACAGTCTCGTGATTTCATCTACGTTGATGATATTGCAGATGCCATTTATGCAGGTGTAGAAGTTGGTCTTAAAGGAATTTACAATGTGTCGACAAATGAAGCATGGTCGATTCATCAGGTTATTTTATTATTACAGCATTTAAATCATCCTTTAGAAATTCAGTATGCCCCTTCAAGAGAAGGTGATATTGAGCACTCTTTTTTAAATAATGAAAAACTGACGAAAGCAATTGGCTGGAGGCCGAAAATTTCCTTTGCTGAAGGTATAGAACGAACATTACAGGCATTACAGAATGAAAAAATAGTTGAAATTTAA
- the isdC gene encoding heme uptake protein IsdC, which translates to MKKIMMLVMLVSMFVFNVALPQASAQLADGTHSVKYQVNKPDSSSASIANDYFVKPAKVTVKNGTATVQITLKNSAWITKFQPPGGASVVSEDKSADTRVVQFTVKDLTKPVVTSMKIDIDDINYHHEYSVSLVFEASSVGSSTATTANDTKSPTPTTSESQVSNPQTSDAMPYLLIVALAGSAFLLYRKKLQTKSEAQ; encoded by the coding sequence ATGAAGAAAATAATGATGTTGGTCATGCTAGTCAGTATGTTTGTATTTAATGTAGCTTTACCTCAAGCATCTGCTCAACTAGCTGATGGCACACATTCTGTAAAATATCAGGTGAATAAACCGGATAGTAGTTCTGCATCCATTGCGAATGATTATTTCGTAAAGCCTGCAAAGGTGACTGTGAAAAATGGGACAGCTACTGTACAAATCACCTTGAAGAATAGCGCATGGATAACTAAATTCCAACCACCTGGTGGTGCTTCTGTTGTAAGCGAAGATAAATCAGCTGACACTCGAGTTGTACAATTTACAGTAAAAGATTTAACAAAACCGGTAGTTACATCGATGAAAATTGATATTGATGATATTAATTATCACCATGAGTATAGCGTGTCATTAGTATTCGAAGCATCATCAGTAGGAAGTTCAACAGCAACGACAGCAAACGATACTAAATCGCCTACGCCGACTACTTCCGAAAGTCAAGTGTCTAATCCTCAGACAAGCGATGCTATGCCGTATTTATTAATCGTTGCTTTAGCAGGGTCAGCATTTTTACTTTATAGAAAAAAACTACAAACAAAATCGGAGGCTCAATAA
- a CDS encoding SRPBCC family protein, whose amino-acid sequence MKAWTKSIEINAPIEDIWKFLDGSLAEMQKIMPQVIENKPVKITEEVVGSVYRQKYKEGKRIEEYDVETLEYTNTPDKKKLKVGFTLAKMFEITAFYELNKINEKETSFTYTVTNRPLKWFVKLFLMFATDKVVVDFIERVKKVAETEISS is encoded by the coding sequence ATGAAAGCATGGACAAAAAGTATTGAAATAAATGCCCCAATAGAAGATATTTGGAAATTTCTTGATGGATCTTTGGCTGAAATGCAAAAGATTATGCCACAAGTCATTGAAAATAAGCCTGTTAAGATAACGGAAGAAGTAGTTGGTAGTGTATATCGCCAGAAATATAAAGAAGGAAAGCGCATAGAAGAGTATGATGTAGAAACTTTAGAATATACGAATACACCTGATAAAAAAAAGCTAAAAGTGGGTTTTACACTTGCTAAAATGTTTGAAATCACGGCTTTTTATGAATTAAATAAAATAAATGAAAAAGAGACTTCTTTTACATATACTGTAACGAATCGCCCTTTAAAATGGTTTGTAAAATTATTTTTAATGTTTGCTACTGACAAAGTAGTAGTAGATTTTATAGAGCGTGTCAAAAAAGTAGCTGAAACCGAAATTAGTAGCTAA
- a CDS encoding NEAT domain-containing protein gives MKINRKNYLLLAFIPIFFAFLPPFVWMHAQAEEHRSIENGSYQVELSFPSLDGVEQSPLFNKESKLIVKNGHYTLALTIESKNRLTNIHIEQGEKMLPFKKDSTENLVQFDVIDLTQPIFVMGLMTMDNLPFTQELLIKLETIKPLETQSEESLLGNEVEENSTIDIPEKEWTMDYVLLADGKKEPSIMNTYVNPVAKMIEKEGVFYAQLTLLKSAWITGLTVEQQGQQVEPKLISLKDNVRIIEFEIEDLQQPLRMWVKVDILELSYHHQYFVHLNFDQQQVAKFLNKLSDAESPGQVVKVEPPIITKEEVKKATEKSTVEPVKKTTMLAPPIVQATPSIPKEELLAFDRTLDANTKEDIEDEANKAEVNKEPVTEKVVMDTMTTQQLALLDKVKIALLIIICILSGWLLVRRIKNAKNKATEQK, from the coding sequence GTGAAAATAAATAGAAAAAACTATCTTTTGTTAGCGTTTATTCCTATTTTTTTTGCATTCCTCCCTCCATTTGTATGGATGCATGCACAGGCTGAAGAACATAGATCCATAGAAAATGGATCGTATCAAGTTGAACTAAGTTTTCCATCACTTGATGGAGTGGAACAAAGTCCTTTATTCAATAAAGAATCAAAACTTATCGTCAAGAATGGACACTATACATTGGCTTTGACGATAGAAAGTAAAAATAGACTAACAAATATACATATTGAACAAGGCGAAAAAATGCTTCCCTTTAAAAAAGATAGTACTGAAAATTTAGTTCAGTTTGATGTAATAGATTTAACGCAGCCGATATTTGTAATGGGTTTAATGACTATGGATAACCTTCCTTTTACACAAGAGCTTCTAATTAAATTAGAGACTATTAAACCGCTAGAGACTCAAAGTGAAGAGTCTCTATTAGGGAATGAGGTAGAAGAAAACTCTACAATAGATATTCCTGAAAAAGAGTGGACAATGGACTATGTACTACTAGCTGATGGAAAAAAAGAGCCCTCAATTATGAATACATATGTCAATCCAGTGGCAAAGATGATAGAAAAAGAAGGCGTATTTTATGCGCAGCTGACGCTCTTAAAATCGGCTTGGATAACAGGGCTTACGGTGGAACAACAGGGGCAGCAAGTGGAACCAAAGCTTATATCCCTTAAAGATAATGTGCGAATTATTGAATTTGAAATTGAAGATTTACAACAACCACTACGAATGTGGGTAAAAGTTGATATTCTGGAGCTTTCTTATCATCATCAATATTTCGTTCATCTAAATTTTGATCAACAACAGGTGGCCAAGTTTTTAAATAAACTGTCAGACGCGGAATCCCCTGGACAGGTAGTCAAAGTGGAACCTCCCATCATTACTAAAGAAGAAGTTAAGAAAGCAACGGAGAAATCGACAGTCGAGCCTGTGAAAAAAACAACTATGCTAGCACCTCCGATAGTTCAAGCTACACCTTCTATACCAAAGGAAGAACTGTTAGCTTTTGACCGTACACTAGATGCAAATACTAAAGAGGATATTGAAGATGAAGCCAATAAAGCTGAAGTCAACAAGGAACCGGTTACTGAAAAGGTAGTGATGGATACAATGACAACCCAGCAGCTTGCTCTTTTAGATAAGGTGAAAATTGCATTGCTCATCATTATTTGTATTTTATCGGGTTGGTTGCTTGTTCGCCGCATCAAAAATGCTAAAAATAAAGCAACGGAACAGAAATAA
- a CDS encoding NEAT domain-containing protein: MTKKRQSRATKIVLASLLAASLSVPSFASAKAAEVTTVNTEVKAETTKESVVTQEGTTVKFQTFKPGTDEAGYMDKYFAGTGLLVEKDGTYTVKLTVPAQFAAMIPGFQVKQGDKYVDATIEKQTDGSSIVSFLVDPKAKTAAKVHVVVAEASMDKWYDFDFQPVAATEETVTEEKPVTEEEVVVTDEEEDADVYEGTVTVYKDGTKEESMMKNYIDSTVAVAKADGTYVVGMHFPKGQYVQSFKVDGKDAVLTEENKETNERIYTFKVKDLKALTTAQIHIIVDEPAAGVKYDSVHTVQFGFDVKLDQPVTETEEPTIVNPFKDIDNNENKDAILNLLAYDIIVAQDKFNPNNSLTRAQFALMIARTLELEATEVAGFQDIKGIEAENAINALAEYGIVESRDKFNPNGTLTRQQGALMIYRAIQAVTEGELKVEISLPYADVSTIANDEAKEAFSLLNKEGIMTGAVAKDGKTYINANKPLTRGQMAKILNNSLDFFYEIEE, translated from the coding sequence ATGACTAAAAAACGTCAATCACGCGCAACAAAAATCGTACTAGCTTCACTATTAGCTGCGTCACTTTCAGTACCATCTTTTGCATCTGCGAAAGCAGCTGAAGTCACAACAGTAAATACTGAAGTGAAAGCAGAAACTACAAAGGAATCAGTCGTTACACAAGAAGGAACAACTGTAAAATTCCAAACATTCAAACCAGGTACAGATGAAGCTGGTTACATGGACAAGTATTTCGCTGGAACTGGTTTACTAGTTGAAAAAGATGGTACATACACTGTGAAATTAACAGTGCCAGCTCAATTTGCGGCTATGATTCCTGGTTTCCAAGTGAAACAGGGCGATAAATATGTTGATGCAACAATTGAAAAACAAACAGATGGTTCAAGCATCGTGTCATTCCTGGTAGATCCAAAAGCGAAAACAGCAGCAAAAGTACATGTTGTTGTGGCTGAAGCTAGCATGGACAAATGGTACGACTTTGATTTCCAACCAGTAGCTGCTACAGAAGAAACTGTTACTGAAGAAAAACCAGTTACTGAAGAAGAAGTAGTAGTAACGGATGAAGAAGAAGATGCGGATGTATATGAAGGAACAGTAACTGTTTATAAAGACGGTACTAAAGAAGAGTCTATGATGAAAAATTACATTGACTCTACAGTAGCAGTTGCTAAAGCAGACGGCACATACGTTGTAGGAATGCACTTCCCGAAAGGTCAATATGTTCAATCATTCAAAGTGGATGGCAAGGACGCTGTATTAACAGAGGAAAATAAAGAAACAAACGAACGTATTTATACATTTAAAGTAAAAGATTTGAAAGCACTAACAACTGCACAGATTCATATTATTGTAGATGAGCCTGCTGCAGGAGTGAAATATGACTCAGTTCATACTGTTCAATTTGGCTTTGATGTAAAGCTCGATCAACCAGTAACAGAGACAGAAGAACCAACAATTGTAAATCCATTTAAAGATATTGATAATAATGAAAACAAAGATGCAATCTTAAATTTACTTGCTTATGACATTATCGTAGCGCAAGATAAATTCAATCCGAACAACAGCCTAACTCGTGCACAATTTGCATTAATGATTGCACGTACATTAGAGCTAGAAGCTACTGAAGTTGCTGGCTTCCAAGATATTAAAGGTATTGAAGCAGAAAATGCTATTAACGCTCTTGCTGAATATGGCATTGTTGAATCACGTGATAAATTCAATCCAAATGGCACGTTAACACGCCAACAAGGTGCTTTAATGATTTACCGCGCAATTCAGGCTGTTACTGAAGGCGAGTTAAAAGTTGAAATTTCATTACCTTATGCTGACGTATCTACTATTGCTAATGATGAAGCGAAAGAAGCATTCTCGTTACTAAACAAAGAAGGCATTATGACTGGGGCTGTTGCAAAAGATGGTAAAACTTACATCAATGCAAACAAACCATTAACACGTGGACAAATGGCGAAAATACTAAATAATTCTTTAGATTTCTTCTATGAAATTGAAGAATAA
- the srtB gene encoding class B sortase, whose product MKKWTSKLLTCVYLAIFLYSGYALVKYFYTYYETSKALKEVQSIYEETLVTIEKEADVSLTSTDDLLAKYTIRPQFNELLAVNDRIVGWISVDNTKLNNPILQADNNDFYLNRNFKDRESRAGSVFMDYRNDALDMNRNTILYGHAMKNGTMFGSLKNYLNQDYADAHRTIYLDTLYEGYDIEVFAAYETTIDFYYIETEFNSNDDFLQFIKKVQTRSTIDMNIDIGPDDKILTLSTCKDSVMSDDHRFVVQGRLVKR is encoded by the coding sequence ATGAAAAAATGGACATCTAAACTTTTAACCTGTGTATATTTAGCGATATTTTTATATTCAGGCTATGCACTTGTAAAGTATTTTTATACGTATTATGAGACGTCGAAAGCCCTTAAGGAAGTACAGAGCATTTATGAAGAAACATTGGTAACTATTGAAAAAGAAGCTGATGTTTCGTTAACTTCGACAGACGATTTACTAGCGAAATATACGATACGCCCACAATTTAATGAGCTATTAGCTGTAAACGATAGAATTGTTGGTTGGATTTCTGTGGATAACACGAAACTTAATAATCCAATTTTGCAAGCGGACAATAATGATTTTTATTTGAATCGTAATTTCAAAGATCGTGAAAGTCGTGCAGGAAGTGTCTTTATGGATTATCGTAATGATGCGCTTGATATGAACCGAAATACTATTTTATACGGACATGCTATGAAAAATGGGACGATGTTTGGGAGTCTGAAAAATTATTTGAACCAGGATTATGCAGATGCACATCGTACGATTTACTTGGACACGCTTTATGAAGGTTATGATATTGAAGTTTTTGCAGCATATGAAACAACAATTGATTTTTATTACATTGAAACAGAATTTAACAGCAATGATGACTTCCTACAATTTATTAAGAAAGTTCAAACACGTTCTACTATTGATATGAATATAGATATAGGACCAGACGATAAAATCCTTACGTTGTCCACTTGTAAAGATTCCGTAATGAGTGATGATCATCGCTTTGTTGTACAAGGAAGGTTAGTAAAGCGATAA
- a CDS encoding AAA family ATPase, protein MLVDFRVKNCLSYKDETIFSMVAGNRIRKLKDTHTMKIESLRLVKSAFIFGPNGSGKSNLFAAIKVLRSLLFNFENLNNVKQLRLPYQPFKLGGYQGIPTEFMISLLLDGSLYDYEVQYNAEQVLFERLTKATKTKKEELFVRRWDGTDYTYDTSQSTSLELTKYTRNNTAFLSVLNVFNDADATKIFDWFLHKILFLDEAHRLSSHPLIRKLEEEPFKREVIKLLKIADFSIQDLTARRVERREKNTISYDFDTPEIIQEIDIDLHYFSFDEVGTPLGTETINWTMDSKGTVRMLHLACVMVDAYNKGKTIFIDEFDTAFHVSICEFLMAIMNSKRNENNQFVVTSHEIDLLDQPLRSDQIWFVNKNFKNESELYSLFDFADLQKKRGDMSYAKRYLKGEFGATPVINEYLSNQYLNELEVSEQ, encoded by the coding sequence ATGCTAGTAGATTTTAGAGTGAAAAATTGTTTAAGTTATAAAGATGAAACAATATTTTCAATGGTGGCAGGCAATCGAATTCGAAAATTGAAGGATACACACACGATGAAGATCGAATCATTACGTCTGGTGAAAAGCGCCTTTATATTTGGGCCAAATGGGAGTGGAAAATCGAATTTATTCGCAGCCATTAAGGTTCTACGTTCGTTGTTGTTTAACTTTGAAAATTTAAATAATGTCAAACAGCTTCGTTTGCCCTATCAGCCTTTTAAACTAGGTGGTTATCAAGGGATACCAACAGAATTTATGATCTCGTTATTACTAGACGGTTCTCTTTATGATTACGAAGTACAATATAATGCAGAGCAGGTACTTTTTGAGCGCCTAACAAAAGCAACGAAAACGAAAAAAGAGGAGTTATTTGTTAGACGATGGGATGGCACGGACTACACATATGATACTTCACAAAGTACATCACTTGAGCTGACAAAATATACACGCAATAATACTGCTTTCTTATCAGTATTAAATGTTTTTAATGATGCTGATGCAACGAAAATTTTTGATTGGTTTTTACATAAAATCTTATTTTTAGATGAGGCACATCGTTTATCAAGTCATCCGCTCATTCGTAAGCTTGAGGAGGAGCCATTTAAAAGAGAGGTTATTAAGTTACTAAAAATTGCAGACTTTTCGATTCAGGATTTGACAGCGAGACGTGTAGAACGTAGAGAAAAAAATACAATTAGTTATGATTTTGATACACCAGAAATTATACAAGAGATAGATATTGATTTACATTATTTCTCGTTTGATGAAGTGGGTACACCGCTTGGCACAGAAACAATTAATTGGACCATGGATTCAAAGGGAACAGTGCGTATGCTTCATTTGGCATGTGTCATGGTGGATGCATACAATAAAGGGAAGACAATTTTTATAGATGAGTTTGATACGGCTTTTCATGTGTCGATTTGCGAATTTTTAATGGCTATTATGAATAGTAAGCGCAATGAAAACAATCAATTTGTTGTGACCAGTCATGAAATTGATTTATTGGATCAGCCACTACGCTCCGATCAAATTTGGTTCGTCAATAAAAATTTTAAAAATGAATCAGAGCTATATTCTTTATTTGATTTTGCTGATTTGCAGAAAAAACGAGGAGATATGTCGTACGCAAAGCGTTATTTAAAGGGAGAATTTGGGGCAACACCAGTTATTAATGAATACTTATCAAATCAATATTTAAATGAATTGGAGGTATCTGAGCAGTGA
- a CDS encoding RloB family protein — MRVRHQGNRTLRKTILIYCEGETERIYFEQLRILKRSKMVSVKIKNVKRSAIKLAQHAFRDSSYQYFDEVWVVFDKDDLTEKQLEEVNVFCEEKNIHIAYTNEAFELWLLLHFEEVDVKEKYPRAVLNTKMQQHLGVTRYFRHKADESIIAPIALRHEVAIKNCTDMMALQNNESRDNPYCNIHEMIQYIF, encoded by the coding sequence GTGAGAGTACGTCACCAAGGAAATCGCACGCTGCGTAAAACGATATTAATTTATTGCGAGGGTGAAACTGAGCGCATTTATTTTGAGCAATTGCGTATTTTAAAGCGATCAAAAATGGTGAGTGTCAAAATTAAAAATGTTAAACGCTCTGCCATCAAGTTAGCACAGCATGCTTTTCGAGATTCTAGCTACCAATATTTTGATGAGGTATGGGTTGTTTTTGATAAGGATGATTTAACAGAAAAGCAGTTAGAGGAAGTTAATGTGTTCTGTGAGGAAAAAAATATTCATATCGCCTATACAAACGAAGCCTTCGAACTGTGGCTCCTGCTACATTTTGAAGAAGTCGATGTAAAAGAAAAATATCCTCGTGCCGTGTTAAATACCAAGATGCAACAGCATCTTGGCGTGACGCGCTATTTCCGACATAAGGCCGACGAGTCTATCATTGCACCGATAGCACTACGACATGAGGTAGCTATTAAAAATTGTACTGATATGATGGCACTTCAAAACAATGAAAGTCGTGACAATCCTTATTGCAACATACATGAAATGATCCAATACATATTCTAA
- a CDS encoding YceI family protein, producing MAKWNIDLGHSAINFQVKHMMVSKVKGVFDTYSADIEAADLTDLTTANISISIDAASINTRSEDRDNHLKAEDFFDAEKYPKITFISTSITKKSEDTYNLTGDLTIKDVTKSVTFATEFNGKGTNPWGQEVYGFEAETTINREEFGLTWNAALETGGVLVGKDIKVTVELEVNPA from the coding sequence ATGGCAAAATGGAACATCGATTTAGGGCATTCAGCAATTAACTTTCAAGTAAAACACATGATGGTATCAAAAGTAAAAGGAGTATTTGATACTTACTCAGCAGATATTGAGGCAGCAGATTTAACAGATTTAACTACTGCAAATATTAGCATTAGTATTGATGCAGCAAGCATCAACACACGTAGCGAAGACCGTGATAATCACTTAAAAGCAGAAGATTTCTTTGATGCGGAAAAATATCCAAAAATTACATTCATTTCTACTAGCATCACAAAAAAATCAGAGGATACGTATAACCTTACTGGTGATTTAACGATTAAAGATGTAACAAAATCGGTAACATTTGCTACAGAGTTTAATGGTAAAGGTACAAACCCATGGGGCCAAGAAGTCTACGGTTTTGAGGCAGAAACGACAATTAATCGTGAAGAATTTGGTTTAACTTGGAACGCAGCTCTAGAAACAGGTGGCGTACTTGTTGGGAAAGACATTAAAGTAACAGTAGAACTTGAAGTTAACCCTGCTTAA
- a CDS encoding ABC transporter ATP-binding protein, producing MEIQDIIVSHDNTRNHLDGVTTAIQKGKITTIIGPNGCGKSTLLSVMSRNNMPKSGHVSLESKDLVHYKSKEFAKKLAIVYQQNEIPKDLTVEKLVSFGRLPHNTMLKRNQEEDAKAIDWALACTNLLGKRGTDLEALSGGERQRVWIAMALAQQSEILCLDEPTTYLDIYYQIELLELVKTLNEEHGLTIVMVLHDINQAIRYSDHIILMNAGQIVTEGVPRDVITKAVIKEVYGVETIFNEDEQLGLYMVPLGI from the coding sequence ATGGAAATACAAGATATTATCGTATCTCATGATAATACGCGAAATCATTTAGACGGTGTGACGACGGCCATTCAAAAAGGCAAAATAACGACAATTATTGGTCCAAATGGTTGTGGGAAATCCACATTGTTAAGTGTAATGTCGCGCAATAACATGCCAAAATCAGGTCATGTCTCATTAGAAAGTAAAGATTTAGTGCATTATAAGTCAAAAGAATTTGCTAAAAAGTTGGCGATTGTCTACCAGCAGAATGAGATACCGAAGGATTTAACCGTTGAAAAATTAGTGAGCTTTGGACGACTACCACACAATACAATGTTAAAGCGCAATCAGGAGGAAGATGCCAAGGCTATTGACTGGGCGCTTGCTTGTACAAATTTACTAGGAAAGCGTGGCACTGATTTAGAGGCGCTTTCGGGTGGAGAACGTCAGCGTGTGTGGATTGCGATGGCGTTAGCACAGCAATCTGAAATTTTATGTTTAGATGAACCAACGACGTATTTAGATATTTATTATCAAATTGAGCTATTGGAGCTTGTCAAAACATTAAATGAAGAGCATGGCTTAACGATTGTCATGGTACTTCATGATATTAACCAAGCGATTCGCTATAGTGACCATATTATACTGATGAACGCGGGGCAGATTGTCACTGAAGGAGTGCCGCGAGACGTTATTACGAAAGCAGTCATAAAAGAAGTATATGGAGTTGAAACCATCTTCAATGAGGATGAACAACTTGGTCTTTATATGGTGCCCTTGGGGATATAA
- a CDS encoding FecCD family ABC transporter permease, with protein sequence MTKKIISFSIVIVLLLVTVVYSATTGSIKMGFFEFIDALFDKENSQMEAIRDLRFPRIIVALFAGAALSVSGVLLQSVMRNPLADAGVIGISSGAAFVQLFIISFFPALFFMTPVLAFMGGALACALVFALSWKSGLSPLKLILVGIAINAMFTGLTEAFISLGGSLNTSASSVIGSNLTMRTWKDVSTIVTYGSVGLVTALALYSWCNLLVLQDKTAKSLGFNVARARLLIAAVAVLLSAVSVVVAGVISFVGLLVPHIARRVVGHDHKVLIPFTALAGALLILVADTIGRTIVAPLEIPASTIMAIIGGPFLIFLLRKE encoded by the coding sequence ATGACAAAAAAAATAATAAGTTTTTCGATCGTAATAGTGTTGTTGCTTGTCACAGTGGTATATTCGGCAACAACAGGTAGTATTAAAATGGGCTTTTTTGAATTTATAGATGCACTATTTGACAAAGAAAATAGCCAAATGGAGGCAATACGTGATTTACGCTTCCCGCGCATTATTGTTGCGCTATTTGCCGGGGCGGCCCTTTCTGTTTCAGGTGTACTTTTACAATCTGTCATGCGGAATCCTTTAGCGGACGCTGGGGTTATTGGTATATCTTCTGGGGCAGCATTTGTACAGTTATTTATTATTTCATTTTTCCCTGCCTTATTTTTCATGACACCCGTTCTAGCGTTTATGGGCGGGGCTTTGGCCTGTGCGCTCGTTTTTGCCTTGTCATGGAAATCGGGTTTAAGTCCTCTGAAATTGATATTAGTTGGGATTGCTATTAATGCCATGTTTACTGGCTTAACGGAGGCGTTTATTAGCTTAGGGGGCTCATTAAATACATCAGCTTCTAGTGTCATTGGTTCGAATTTAACAATGCGCACTTGGAAAGATGTCTCGACAATTGTAACATACGGTTCAGTGGGGTTAGTTACCGCATTGGCGTTATATAGTTGGTGTAATCTTCTTGTGCTACAGGATAAGACAGCAAAAAGCTTAGGCTTCAACGTTGCACGTGCTCGATTATTGATAGCAGCAGTTGCCGTACTGTTATCAGCTGTTTCTGTTGTCGTAGCAGGAGTTATTTCGTTTGTCGGCTTGTTAGTGCCACATATTGCAAGGCGTGTAGTAGGCCACGATCATAAGGTGCTTATCCCGTTTACCGCCTTGGCAGGGGCATTACTAATTCTGGTGGCAGATACAATTGGTCGGACAATTGTTGCACCACTTGAAATTCCTGCTTCCACTATAATGGCAATTATCGGTGGACCGTTCTTAATATTCCTACTGCGAAAAGAGTGA
- the isdE gene encoding heme ABC transporter substrate-binding protein IsdE: protein MNKYLKALMLFMALMTLFVIAGCSGGEDKTEAPAEKIKTTAASTEQSEHRIIAGTVVVAEILDKLELDVIAVPETEKVLAPRFDGLPTIGNAMEPDMEIVKSLNPTDVLSVSTLEYDLQDKFKQLKIPVNFLNFQSVDAMLNEIKSLGEQYDRTAQAEELVMGLQKNIDAVQTVAANKEGPRVLILLGIPGSYLVATENSYAGDLVKRAGGINVMEGQDAEYLSSNTEYLHNSNPDIILRLSHGMPDEVVKMFDEEFKTNDIWKHFDAVKNGKVYDLEEELFGTTASLQVPQALGQLMEIFYR, encoded by the coding sequence ATGAACAAATATTTGAAAGCGTTGATGCTCTTCATGGCACTTATGACTTTATTCGTAATTGCTGGGTGTAGTGGTGGAGAAGACAAGACTGAAGCACCTGCTGAAAAAATTAAAACAACAGCAGCATCAACTGAACAAAGTGAACATCGTATTATTGCAGGTACAGTTGTCGTTGCGGAAATTTTAGATAAGCTAGAGTTGGACGTGATTGCTGTACCAGAAACAGAAAAAGTATTGGCTCCACGCTTTGACGGTTTACCAACTATCGGCAATGCAATGGAACCTGATATGGAAATTGTGAAATCTTTAAATCCAACAGATGTATTATCAGTTTCAACATTAGAATATGATTTACAAGATAAGTTCAAACAATTAAAAATTCCCGTAAACTTTTTAAATTTTCAAAGTGTCGATGCGATGCTTAATGAAATTAAATCTCTAGGCGAACAATATGACCGTACTGCACAGGCTGAAGAATTAGTCATGGGCTTACAAAAAAATATTGATGCTGTCCAAACGGTTGCGGCCAATAAAGAGGGCCCACGTGTGCTAATTTTACTTGGTATTCCAGGTAGTTATTTAGTGGCAACTGAAAATTCTTACGCAGGTGACCTTGTGAAACGTGCGGGTGGTATTAATGTAATGGAGGGGCAGGATGCAGAGTATTTATCTTCAAATACAGAATACCTGCATAATAGTAACCCAGATATTATTTTACGCCTTTCGCACGGTATGCCCGACGAGGTGGTAAAAATGTTCGATGAAGAATTTAAAACCAATGATATTTGGAAGCATTTTGACGCAGTGAAAAATGGCAAAGTATATGATTTAGAAGAAGAATTATTCGGTACAACTGCTTCATTACAAGTGCCACAAGCTTTAGGACAGCTGATGGAAATCTTCTATCGTTAA